One stretch of Flavobacterium sp. 9 DNA includes these proteins:
- a CDS encoding outer membrane lipoprotein carrier protein LolA — MKTKIQEINHNSIANMTKKCLQMAIILLLSFTSIQAQDKKAKDLLNEVTSKIKSYDNIVIDFKYSLNNAKENINQDSKGNVTMKGNQYVLNFMGVTKMFDGQKTYTINPEDEEVTISKVNEKDDTAITPSKMLTFFNSGYKYNMDIVQNVKGRKIQYIKLAPTNTKDQRKEILLGIDVQTKHIYNLIETGKNGTKTTLTVNSFKTNQPLSKNQFTFVASKYPKYYINKLD, encoded by the coding sequence ATGAAAACAAAAATTCAAGAAATCAACCACAATTCTATCGCAAACATGACTAAAAAGTGTCTTCAAATGGCAATTATTTTGCTTTTGAGCTTCACTTCTATTCAAGCTCAGGATAAAAAAGCGAAAGATTTATTGAACGAAGTAACTTCTAAAATAAAAAGCTATGACAACATTGTTATCGACTTTAAATATTCTTTGAATAATGCAAAAGAAAATATCAATCAGGACAGCAAAGGAAATGTAACAATGAAAGGCAATCAATATGTATTGAATTTTATGGGCGTTACTAAGATGTTTGACGGACAAAAAACATACACCATAAATCCTGAAGATGAAGAAGTTACTATATCTAAAGTAAACGAAAAAGACGATACTGCTATTACGCCATCAAAGATGCTTACTTTCTTTAATTCCGGATACAAATACAACATGGATATTGTTCAAAATGTAAAGGGAAGAAAAATTCAATATATCAAATTGGCTCCTACAAATACAAAAGATCAAAGAAAAGAGATTCTTTTAGGTATTGATGTTCAGACAAAACACATCTATAATTTGATTGAAACTGGAAAAAATGGAACAAAAACAACTTTGACCGTTAATTCTTTTAAAACCAATCAACCTTTATCAAAAAATCAATTTACCTTTGTAGCGAGCAAATATCCAAAGTACTACATCAATAAATTAGATTAA
- a CDS encoding proline-specific peptidase family protein, translating to MRAILFLSVILLAVSCKNETKSKSLQDYFSYNQNNEVESAGVKMIPIKTPVGEFKVWTKRFGSNPKIKILLLHGGPAMTHEYMECFETFFQREGYEFYEYDQLGSYYSDQPKDSTLWTTERFVEEVEQVRKAIGADKDNFYVLGNSWGGILAMEYALKYQQNLKGLLVANMVASAPEYGKYADEVLAKQMKPEILAEIRALEAKKDFSNPRYMELLIPNFYKKHLCRLNEWPDGLNRASKHINGEIYTLMQGPSEFGISGRLAKWDIKNRLHELKIPTLMIGAKYDTMDPKAMEEQSKLVQKGRYLFCPNGSHLAMWDDQKVFMNGVIQFVNDVDSEKF from the coding sequence ATGCGTGCTATTCTCTTCTTAAGTGTAATTCTACTTGCTGTTTCTTGTAAAAATGAAACGAAATCAAAATCTCTTCAGGATTATTTTTCTTATAATCAAAATAACGAAGTAGAATCGGCTGGTGTAAAAATGATTCCTATTAAAACACCTGTCGGGGAATTTAAAGTGTGGACAAAACGATTTGGAAGTAATCCAAAAATAAAAATACTATTGCTGCATGGCGGACCAGCAATGACGCATGAATATATGGAATGTTTTGAAACCTTTTTTCAACGTGAAGGTTACGAATTTTACGAATATGACCAACTGGGATCTTATTACAGCGATCAGCCAAAAGACAGTACATTATGGACAACGGAACGTTTTGTTGAAGAAGTTGAACAAGTTCGTAAAGCTATTGGAGCAGATAAAGACAATTTTTATGTTTTAGGAAATTCCTGGGGCGGAATACTTGCAATGGAATATGCCTTAAAATATCAGCAAAATTTAAAAGGTTTATTGGTTGCAAATATGGTTGCCAGTGCGCCGGAATATGGAAAATACGCAGATGAAGTACTAGCAAAACAAATGAAACCGGAAATTCTAGCCGAAATCAGAGCATTAGAAGCTAAAAAAGATTTTAGTAATCCTCGTTATATGGAGTTATTGATTCCTAATTTCTACAAAAAACATTTGTGCCGATTAAATGAATGGCCAGATGGATTAAACCGTGCCAGCAAACATATCAATGGAGAAATCTATACTTTAATGCAAGGACCAAGTGAATTTGGAATTAGCGGTCGTTTAGCTAAATGGGATATTAAAAACCGTTTACACGAACTTAAAATTCCAACCTTAATGATTGGAGCCAAATACGATACGATGGATCCAAAAGCGATGGAAGAACAAAGCAAATTGGTTCAAAAAGGAAGATATTTATTTTGTCCAAATGGAAGCCATTTAGCAATGTGGGACGATCAAAAGGTTTTTATGAATGGTGTAATTCAATTTGTAAATGATGTAGATTCCGAAAAGTTTTAA
- the ribB gene encoding 3,4-dihydroxy-2-butanone-4-phosphate synthase — protein sequence MSTTKIQLNTIEEAIEDIRQGRVIIVVDDEDRENEGDFLAAAEKVTPEMINFMATHGRGLICAPLTESRCKELDLRPMVSNNTDHMETAFTVSVDLKGHGVTTGISAADRAKTVLALTDSNVKPHELARPGHIFPLVAKQGGVLRRTGHTEAAIDFARLAGFKSAGVICEILNEDGTMSRLPELVKVAKKFNLKLVSIEDLVAYRMQHDSLIVKKEDFDIETRFGTFRLRAYEQTTNKQIHIALTKGTWNLGEPILTRIHSSQVNNDLLGTLTNNAEQQLDGMFKVINENGKGAVIFINQDMQAVNLLSRISELKALQAEGTMKAPKVIIDSKDYGIGAQILHDIDISKIRLVSNTEQTKRVGMIGYGLEITEYVSY from the coding sequence ATGTCAACAACAAAAATACAATTGAATACCATTGAAGAAGCTATAGAAGATATTCGTCAAGGTAGGGTTATCATTGTAGTCGATGATGAAGATCGCGAAAATGAAGGTGATTTTTTGGCTGCTGCCGAAAAAGTAACTCCGGAAATGATCAATTTTATGGCTACTCATGGACGTGGTTTAATTTGCGCTCCACTAACAGAAAGTCGTTGTAAAGAATTGGACTTAAGACCAATGGTTAGCAATAATACGGATCATATGGAAACTGCTTTTACGGTTTCAGTAGATTTAAAAGGACATGGTGTAACTACCGGAATTTCCGCAGCTGACAGAGCTAAAACTGTATTGGCTTTGACAGATTCAAATGTGAAGCCACATGAATTAGCAAGACCTGGACATATTTTCCCTTTGGTTGCCAAACAAGGTGGAGTTTTAAGAAGAACCGGACACACAGAAGCTGCAATTGATTTTGCAAGATTGGCAGGATTTAAATCTGCTGGTGTAATCTGTGAAATTTTAAACGAAGACGGAACTATGTCTCGTTTACCTGAATTGGTAAAAGTGGCTAAGAAATTCAATCTTAAATTGGTCTCTATTGAAGATTTGGTTGCTTACAGAATGCAACACGATAGTTTGATTGTAAAAAAAGAAGATTTTGATATTGAGACTCGTTTTGGAACTTTTAGATTAAGAGCTTACGAACAAACGACAAACAAACAAATTCATATTGCTCTAACTAAAGGAACATGGAATCTTGGAGAACCAATCTTAACCAGAATCCACTCTTCTCAGGTAAATAATGATTTATTAGGAACTTTAACCAATAATGCTGAACAACAATTAGACGGCATGTTTAAAGTTATTAATGAAAACGGAAAAGGTGCTGTAATTTTCATTAATCAGGATATGCAAGCGGTAAACTTATTAAGCCGTATTTCTGAACTTAAAGCTTTACAAGCTGAAGGAACAATGAAAGCTCCAAAAGTAATTATTGATAGTAAAGATTATGGAATTGGAGCCCAAATTTTGCATGATATTGATATTTCAAAAATTAGATTGGTATCAAATACAGAGCAAACAAAACGTGTCGGAATGATTGGATACGGACTTGAAATTACCGAATACGTAAGCTATTAA
- a CDS encoding M57 family metalloprotease: MKKIKSILALSFIALTILSCNKEDQADQSNQASLKVTPEVLNKLRALSLNATDVQVIKNTKLDGTIEDAFLVEGDIIVTQDQLSKMDLHGGITTEQYRTTNLVSAPRTIKVVGLTGTGTTALSTNMRAGLQAAINRYNNLGLSINFTLTFSSSTSGANIVVRRQTGSAGGVAGFPSGGAPYNSVTLYSGLDTYSTGVNAHVSAHEIGHCIGLRHTDWFSRQSCGQNSNEGTAGVGAIQIPGTPSGYDATSYMRACFGSNETGAFNSNDITALNYLY, translated from the coding sequence ATGAAAAAAATTAAATCAATTTTAGCTCTATCATTTATAGCGCTAACGATTTTGTCCTGTAACAAAGAAGATCAGGCAGATCAATCAAACCAAGCATCTCTTAAAGTAACTCCAGAAGTGTTAAATAAGCTTAGAGCACTTTCATTAAATGCTACAGATGTTCAAGTGATTAAAAACACTAAGTTAGACGGTACCATTGAGGACGCATTCCTTGTAGAAGGAGATATTATCGTTACTCAGGATCAATTAAGTAAAATGGATCTTCATGGAGGTATTACTACAGAGCAATACCGTACTACTAATTTAGTATCTGCTCCAAGAACTATTAAAGTTGTTGGATTAACAGGAACTGGAACAACAGCGTTAAGTACAAATATGCGTGCTGGATTACAAGCGGCTATAAATAGATACAATAATCTAGGATTGTCTATTAACTTCACGCTAACCTTTAGTTCAAGTACTTCAGGTGCAAATATTGTTGTCCGGAGACAAACGGGATCTGCTGGTGGAGTAGCAGGTTTCCCTTCAGGAGGAGCACCTTATAATTCAGTTACTTTATATTCTGGATTAGATACTTATTCAACAGGTGTAAATGCACACGTTTCTGCACACGAAATTGGTCACTGTATTGGTTTACGTCATACAGATTGGTTCAGCCGTCAAAGTTGTGGACAGAATTCAAATGAAGGAACAGCTGGTGTTGGAGCAATTCAAATCCCGGGAACACCTTCTGGATATGATGCGACTTCGTATATGAGAGCATGTTTCGGTTCAAATGAAACTGGAGCATTCAATTCTAACGATATTACAGCTCTTAATTATTTATACTAA
- a CDS encoding S8 family serine peptidase, whose product MKKQITFLFFIITTICFSQSSDQWKQYVKKENGRKLEKYYLTSLENAHQNKFKIVKKLDGIFCIVENESLKSNQFLKKTLPVNSLWKLPSNFSNHKENKQYIIATDSVTALIIDLKSRNISDIKILDNHLVMIKSDSKKIMEEIISLSSVSSVSQEALLPKSESKIIDQNFTINSINKANTNFPLLTGENQIVAIKDDFFDVNDIDLLNKNIPSSTQSTIVSSHATAMATIVSGLGNSSALGKGVAQKAKILSSDFLNIYPDEVTTLQGATTQNHSYGTEIENFYGSLANAYDSQLFSNTDLTHCFSSGNTGLQGYKSITGNFKQSKNSIVLGCIDQNEVIMPFSSKGPAYDGRIKPELVAFSTQGTSNSTAVATGIITLMKQHYKSTNNISLTNALTKAILINSAKDLGNPGPDFTYGYGNINADKCLKTINENRIISGNLTSDQINSHTITVPENAKNLKITLVWNDLPAAINSNISLVNDLDIEVISADNTTFLPWILNPDVPDQQAVRGKDKINTVEQVTIENPSSGSYTINVSGSYISNASQEYSIAYEYELKNQFEWNYPVINDNFPYDGKTISPFKWDSSFSGISGQLSISYNNGQTWEIITNNINLDSEQFTYTPTEQKFSKAKLKMTINSIDYISDSFTVSYDLNINTSLVCDGTTEINWDKPSDVSSFNIYQLTGDRLEFKEQTTNATYTYNDGKIYTVIPVFDNSEGIKSESTLQYALNSNCYFELTLAEIFEENKVKIDASLFSLYNIKKIELVKIINNIESIISTINTINSKTFSFLDPTPIKGSNKYKINLILENNNIVSSLILDANYLANDLFFVHPTILSKNGELNIEAKKEENAIFYLYNINGQNTITSPLLSKTNNINLKNTASGIYIYKIITKLGETQTGKIVVF is encoded by the coding sequence ATGAAGAAACAAATTACTTTTCTCTTTTTTATCATAACGACAATCTGTTTCTCACAGAGTTCTGATCAATGGAAACAATACGTCAAGAAAGAAAACGGAAGAAAATTGGAGAAATACTATCTTACCTCTTTAGAAAATGCACATCAAAACAAATTCAAGATTGTAAAAAAATTAGATGGTATTTTCTGTATTGTTGAAAATGAAAGTTTGAAATCTAATCAGTTTCTAAAAAAAACTCTCCCTGTTAATAGCTTATGGAAATTACCTTCCAATTTTTCAAATCATAAGGAAAATAAGCAGTATATAATTGCAACTGATAGTGTCACAGCGTTAATTATTGACTTGAAATCAAGGAACATTTCTGATATTAAAATACTGGATAACCATCTTGTAATGATAAAAAGTGATTCTAAAAAAATTATGGAGGAGATTATATCTTTAAGCAGCGTATCTTCTGTTTCGCAGGAAGCACTGCTCCCCAAAAGTGAATCTAAAATAATAGACCAAAATTTTACTATCAATTCTATAAATAAAGCCAATACTAATTTTCCTCTTTTAACAGGTGAAAATCAAATTGTAGCTATCAAGGATGATTTTTTTGATGTAAATGATATTGATCTCTTAAATAAAAACATTCCTTCTTCGACACAATCTACAATTGTATCGAGCCATGCAACTGCAATGGCAACTATAGTTTCGGGATTAGGAAATAGTTCTGCATTAGGAAAAGGAGTCGCTCAAAAAGCTAAGATACTATCGTCTGACTTTTTGAATATTTATCCTGATGAAGTAACGACTTTACAAGGCGCCACCACTCAAAATCATTCCTACGGAACAGAGATTGAGAATTTTTATGGCTCGCTTGCTAATGCTTATGATTCTCAATTATTCTCAAATACTGATTTGACACATTGCTTTTCCTCTGGCAATACAGGACTTCAGGGTTATAAATCTATTACCGGTAATTTTAAGCAATCCAAAAATAGTATCGTATTAGGTTGTATTGACCAAAACGAAGTAATTATGCCGTTTTCTTCGAAAGGTCCGGCTTATGACGGCCGGATAAAACCCGAATTAGTGGCCTTTAGCACACAAGGAACTTCAAATTCTACAGCAGTAGCTACAGGAATTATTACGCTTATGAAACAACATTATAAGTCTACAAATAATATCTCTCTAACTAATGCACTCACAAAAGCAATTTTAATTAATAGTGCCAAAGATTTAGGTAATCCAGGTCCTGATTTTACTTATGGTTATGGTAATATCAATGCTGATAAATGTTTGAAAACGATCAACGAAAATAGAATTATATCGGGTAATTTGACATCTGATCAAATAAACTCACATACTATTACCGTTCCGGAAAATGCAAAAAACTTAAAAATTACATTAGTCTGGAACGATTTACCCGCTGCAATCAACAGTAACATAAGTTTGGTAAACGATTTAGACATCGAAGTTATTTCGGCTGACAACACCACTTTCTTACCATGGATTCTTAATCCCGATGTACCTGATCAACAAGCCGTAAGAGGAAAAGATAAAATTAATACTGTAGAGCAAGTCACTATCGAAAATCCCTCATCTGGATCTTATACTATCAATGTTAGTGGTTCATATATCTCGAATGCGTCACAGGAATACAGTATAGCTTATGAATATGAATTGAAAAATCAATTTGAATGGAATTACCCTGTTATTAATGATAATTTCCCTTATGATGGTAAAACTATTTCTCCTTTCAAATGGGATTCTTCATTTTCTGGTATCTCCGGACAATTATCTATCAGTTATAATAATGGACAGACTTGGGAAATTATCACAAATAATATAAATCTGGATAGCGAACAATTTACTTATACGCCAACAGAACAAAAATTTTCGAAAGCAAAATTAAAAATGACTATTAATAGTATTGATTATATCTCTGACAGCTTCACTGTTTCTTATGATTTGAATATCAATACCAGTTTAGTTTGTGATGGCACAACCGAAATTAATTGGGACAAACCTTCTGATGTTTCTTCCTTTAATATTTATCAACTTACGGGAGATCGTTTAGAATTTAAAGAACAAACAACAAACGCGACTTATACCTATAATGATGGAAAAATCTACACTGTTATTCCTGTATTTGACAATAGCGAAGGCATAAAAAGTGAATCAACATTACAATATGCTCTAAACTCAAATTGCTATTTTGAGTTAACTTTGGCAGAAATTTTTGAGGAAAACAAAGTAAAGATTGATGCCAGTCTTTTCAGCTTGTACAATATCAAAAAAATTGAGTTAGTGAAAATAATTAATAACATCGAAAGTATTATTAGCACAATCAATACTATCAATTCAAAAACATTTTCTTTTCTAGATCCTACTCCGATAAAGGGCAGCAATAAATATAAAATAAATCTAATTTTAGAAAACAATAATATAGTAAGTTCTCTAATTCTTGACGCTAATTATTTAGCCAATGATTTGTTTTTTGTCCACCCCACAATATTGAGTAAAAATGGAGAATTAAACATTGAAGCCAAAAAAGAGGAAAATGCTATTTTCTATTTGTACAATATTAATGGACAAAATACTATTACTTCCCCCCTACTTTCTAAAACCAATAACATCAATCTAAAAAACACTGCCTCGGGAATTTATATCTATAAAATAATTACAAAATTAGGAGAAACACAAACAGGGAAAATTGTAGTTTTTTAA
- a CDS encoding DNA translocase FtsK has translation MAKTTKKETLDKKNEPKAETIKSWKLTKQQKFVLGCLLILFSVALLVAFISFYVNGQWQADQSAVSQLSDRTEIVENWLGKFGAYLADLIVYRGFGIASFVLVRLFFLTGMFLALELSLKKLKNIWFWDLFAIIIVSVLFGFFATSAPELGGTIGYELNLFLQDYIGKTGTLLTLLFGLIVYLIFKIKLSPEKIQSYFDSTKKEFNSELNSIKTPQQPESAYNLEEFAIEEDPELDNIHLKTEVSQFELNKEALKPTINHSSEIDLNPVLKPLQMDINPVTTAPVHTEEFVIEKAEEEDIIEENLASRLVADFGLFDPTLDLSNYKFPTIDLLKEYSTGGITINQEELEENKNKIVDTLRNYKIEIAQIKATVGPSVTLYEIVPEAGIRISKIKSLEDDIALSLSALGIRIIAPIPGKGTIGIEVPNKNPTMVSMKSVIGSAKFQEAEMELPIALGKTISNETFVVDLAKMPHLLMAGATGQGKSVGLNAVLTSLLYKKHPAEVKFVLVDPKKVELTLFNKIERHYLAKLPDAGDAIITDNAKVVNTLNSLCVEMDNRYSLLKDAMVRNIKEYNEKFKARKLNPEAGHRFLPYIILVVDEFADLIMTAGKEVEIPIARLAQLARAIGIHLIIATQRPSVNVITGLIKANFPARIAFRVTSKIDSRTILDTQGADQLIGRGDLLYTNGNDVVRVQCAFIDTPEVEKITDFIGSQKAYATAYLLPEFVGEETGINLDMDISERDTLFREAAEIIVNAQQGSASLLQRKLKLGYNRAGRLIDQLESAGIVGPFEGSKARSVNISDLSALDQFFNNEQN, from the coding sequence ATGGCAAAAACAACAAAAAAAGAAACTTTAGACAAAAAAAACGAACCAAAAGCTGAGACGATAAAGTCCTGGAAATTAACCAAACAACAAAAGTTTGTTTTGGGATGCCTTTTGATACTCTTTTCAGTTGCATTATTAGTTGCATTCATTTCTTTTTACGTCAACGGACAATGGCAAGCTGACCAAAGTGCAGTTAGCCAGCTTAGCGACCGTACTGAAATCGTAGAGAACTGGCTCGGAAAATTTGGAGCTTATCTCGCCGACCTGATCGTATATAGAGGATTTGGAATTGCTTCTTTTGTATTAGTTCGACTATTTTTCCTTACCGGAATGTTTTTAGCATTAGAATTATCTCTAAAAAAACTAAAAAACATATGGTTTTGGGACTTATTTGCTATTATCATTGTTTCTGTTCTATTTGGATTTTTCGCCACTTCAGCACCTGAATTAGGCGGAACAATTGGTTATGAATTAAATTTATTTCTACAGGATTACATCGGAAAAACAGGAACTTTATTGACCTTGCTTTTCGGGTTAATCGTTTATCTGATTTTTAAAATCAAACTTTCTCCTGAAAAAATTCAGTCGTATTTTGATTCTACTAAAAAAGAATTCAACTCCGAATTAAATTCGATAAAAACGCCTCAACAACCAGAAAGCGCATACAATCTGGAAGAATTTGCGATTGAAGAAGATCCGGAATTAGACAATATTCACTTAAAAACTGAAGTTTCTCAATTCGAATTAAACAAAGAAGCTTTAAAACCAACAATAAATCATTCTTCGGAAATTGATTTAAATCCGGTTTTAAAACCTCTTCAAATGGATATTAATCCTGTAACAACAGCTCCGGTACACACTGAAGAATTTGTTATCGAAAAAGCTGAAGAAGAAGATATTATCGAAGAAAACCTGGCTTCTCGCCTTGTTGCAGATTTTGGATTGTTTGATCCTACTTTAGATTTATCGAATTATAAATTTCCAACGATCGATTTATTAAAAGAATATTCGACTGGAGGAATCACGATTAATCAGGAAGAATTAGAAGAAAATAAAAACAAAATTGTAGATACTCTTCGTAACTATAAAATTGAAATTGCACAGATTAAAGCGACCGTTGGTCCATCTGTAACTTTATACGAAATTGTACCGGAAGCAGGAATCAGAATCTCTAAAATTAAAAGTTTAGAAGATGATATTGCTTTGTCACTTTCTGCATTAGGAATTCGTATTATCGCGCCAATTCCAGGAAAAGGAACAATTGGTATTGAGGTACCGAACAAGAATCCTACTATGGTTTCTATGAAAAGCGTTATTGGATCAGCTAAATTTCAGGAAGCCGAAATGGAGTTGCCAATTGCTTTAGGAAAAACAATTTCGAACGAAACTTTTGTGGTCGATTTAGCAAAAATGCCTCACTTATTGATGGCGGGTGCTACAGGACAAGGAAAATCTGTTGGTTTAAATGCGGTTCTGACTTCTCTTTTATACAAAAAACATCCAGCCGAAGTAAAATTCGTTTTGGTCGATCCGAAAAAAGTAGAACTTACGCTGTTCAATAAAATAGAAAGACATTATTTAGCCAAACTTCCTGATGCTGGAGACGCTATTATTACAGACAATGCAAAAGTCGTGAACACTTTAAACTCACTTTGCGTTGAAATGGACAATCGTTATTCATTATTGAAAGACGCAATGGTTCGTAATATTAAAGAATACAACGAAAAATTTAAAGCGAGAAAACTAAATCCCGAAGCCGGACATCGTTTTCTGCCTTATATTATATTAGTTGTCGATGAGTTTGCCGATTTGATTATGACTGCCGGAAAAGAGGTAGAAATTCCTATTGCTCGTTTGGCTCAGTTAGCGCGTGCAATTGGTATTCACTTGATTATTGCAACACAAAGACCATCTGTTAACGTTATTACAGGTTTGATTAAGGCGAATTTCCCTGCCAGAATTGCTTTTAGAGTAACTTCAAAAATTGACTCGAGAACTATTCTGGACACGCAAGGAGCCGATCAATTAATTGGTCGTGGAGATTTATTATATACCAACGGAAATGATGTTGTTCGTGTACAATGTGCATTTATTGACACTCCTGAGGTCGAAAAAATTACGGATTTTATTGGTTCCCAAAAAGCTTATGCCACAGCATATTTGCTTCCGGAGTTTGTTGGAGAAGAAACTGGCATTAATCTTGATATGGATATTTCCGAAAGAGATACTTTATTTAGAGAAGCTGCTGAGATTATTGTTAACGCGCAGCAAGGTTCAGCTTCATTATTGCAAAGAAAATTAAAATTAGGATACAACAGAGCCGGTCGTTTGATCGATCAGCTGGAATCAGCTGGAATTGTTGGTCCGTTTGAAGGCAGTAAAGCACGAAGTGTGAACATATCTGATTTGAGTGCTCTTGATCAATTTTTTAATAATGAACAAAATTAA
- a CDS encoding acyl-CoA thioesterase, which yields MTTLEERITKSETHIFKAVFPSTTNHYDTLFGGTALHLMDEVAFICATRFSRKKVVTISTGQIDFKKAIPAGTLIELVAKVVTVGRTSCKIHVDIFMEQMYSELRETVVSGTFSFVAVDENKKPTPILD from the coding sequence ATGACGACATTAGAAGAAAGAATTACAAAATCTGAAACACATATATTCAAAGCTGTTTTTCCGAGTACAACGAACCATTATGACACTTTATTTGGAGGAACTGCACTTCATTTGATGGATGAAGTCGCTTTTATTTGTGCGACCAGATTCAGCAGAAAAAAAGTAGTGACGATTTCGACCGGTCAAATTGATTTTAAAAAAGCAATTCCAGCAGGAACTTTAATCGAATTAGTAGCAAAAGTTGTCACGGTAGGAAGAACAAGTTGCAAAATTCATGTTGATATTTTCATGGAACAAATGTATTCGGAGCTTCGTGAGACTGTAGTTTCAGGAACTTTTTCGTTTGTTGCAGTAGACGAAAACAAGAAACCAACCCCGATTTTAGACTAA
- a CDS encoding LptF/LptG family permease: MKILDKYLLKTFLLTFTTVFVILFFIFILQTVWLFIAELAGKDLDLILVLKFLLFSMPRIIPLVLPLSVLLASIMTFGNLAENYEFAAMKSSGISLQRAMRVLIIFIFFLSIVAFWFANNVIPYAEYKFTNFRKNIAQAKPAMAIAEGQFNDVGFYNIKVNKKSGENGNILTGITIHEKPNNMGENKTVIKAKDGKLISNEKSSILKLVLNDGYYYQDVTPKKYEDRAKLPFIKGKFKKQIINIDLSELNKVDEDKESISGTNAMLNVSELRYTLDSLNKNLNNEILSFSENINQRVGIRKSAIPIKVDSTKKKKPLPNDLLSLYKNKQKAEILRMASSNLTSNIYSIESTQKDLKDKQRDINKHLTALYEKFVIAFACFLMFFIGAPLGAIIRKGGLGLPIVFAVLIFITFHFINTFGKRLSQEGGMTPFMGSWMSSFVLSPLAILLTYRATNDNGLINFDAIITPISQLIQKISERFFPAQNPQ; this comes from the coding sequence TTGAAAATTTTAGACAAATACTTACTAAAAACATTCTTACTTACATTTACCACGGTATTTGTAATCCTTTTTTTCATATTCATACTTCAAACCGTATGGCTTTTTATCGCAGAACTTGCGGGTAAAGACCTCGATTTGATATTGGTTTTAAAATTCCTGCTATTTTCGATGCCGAGGATTATTCCGCTGGTTTTACCGCTATCGGTTTTATTGGCTTCGATTATGACGTTTGGAAATTTAGCCGAGAATTATGAATTCGCCGCAATGAAATCTTCCGGGATTTCATTGCAAAGAGCGATGCGGGTTTTGATTATATTCATATTCTTTTTAAGCATTGTTGCGTTTTGGTTCGCCAATAACGTGATTCCATATGCAGAATATAAATTTACGAACTTCCGTAAAAATATCGCTCAGGCAAAACCCGCAATGGCAATTGCCGAAGGTCAGTTTAATGATGTTGGTTTCTACAACATTAAGGTGAACAAAAAATCCGGTGAAAACGGAAACATTCTGACTGGAATTACAATCCACGAGAAACCCAATAATATGGGAGAAAACAAAACCGTTATCAAAGCCAAAGACGGAAAATTAATCAGTAACGAGAAATCAAGTATCTTAAAGTTGGTTTTAAATGATGGTTACTACTATCAAGATGTTACTCCGAAAAAATACGAAGACCGTGCTAAACTTCCTTTTATAAAAGGCAAGTTTAAGAAACAAATTATCAATATCGACTTATCTGAATTAAATAAAGTCGATGAAGATAAAGAAAGCATAAGTGGTACAAACGCAATGTTAAACGTTAGCGAATTGCGCTACACTCTTGACTCTCTAAATAAAAACCTGAACAATGAAATTCTTTCTTTTTCAGAAAATATAAATCAACGTGTTGGAATTCGAAAATCTGCAATACCAATAAAAGTAGATTCTACTAAAAAGAAGAAACCGTTGCCAAATGATCTTTTGTCGTTATATAAAAACAAACAAAAGGCAGAAATTTTAAGAATGGCCAGCAGCAATTTAACCAGCAACATCTACTCTATTGAATCGACTCAAAAAGATTTAAAAGACAAACAACGAGATATCAACAAACATTTAACAGCTTTATACGAGAAGTTTGTAATTGCTTTTGCTTGTTTCTTAATGTTTTTTATTGGCGCTCCATTAGGTGCTATTATTCGCAAAGGAGGACTTGGTTTACCAATTGTCTTTGCCGTTTTGATCTTTATCACCTTCCATTTCATCAACACTTTTGGAAAAAGACTTTCGCAAGAAGGCGGTATGACTCCATTTATGGGTTCATGGATGTCATCGTTTGTATTATCACCATTGGCAATATTATTAACGTATCGTGCGACAAACGACAACGGATTAATAAACTTTGATGCTATTATTACTCCAATTTCACAACTAATTCAAAAAATTTCCGAGCGGTTTTTTCCAGCTCAAAATCCACAATAA